The Streptomyces sp. NBC_00335 DNA window CGCGCGAACCTTGTGCTGACGAGCCGTCACAACCCACTGACCTCGGATGACGTGAAGGAGAAGGGTGGACTCCGGTTTCAGGCGTCGCCGGGGCGGGCATAGGTACGGCCCTTCCATGCGGCCCCGCGCCCGCGGTAGTGCTGCACGGCCGAGTCGACGGTCATCAGGAGGTACAGCAGCGTGGTGAGCGGGAGGAGCGGCGCGAGCACCACCGGCTGGTGGTAGTAGCGCAGCATCGGCAGGTAGGTGCCGGCCATCAGGAGCCAGGCCAGGCCGCCGGCCCAGGCGACGTCGGGCCGCCCGCCGGCGAGGCCGGCGAGGAGCGCGGCCGGCGGCACGAGGTAGACCAGGACCAGCCCGGCCACCGTTCCGGCCAGCAGCGCGGGCCGGTGGCGCAGTTGTGCGTAGGCGCTGCGCGAGACCATCCGCCACAGGTCCGCGAGGGAGGCGTACGGGCGCACGCTGTCCACCCGCTCCGCGAGCCCGAGCCAGATCCGGCCGCCGGCGCGCTGGACCGCGCGGGCGAGCGAGACGTCGTCGATGACGGCCTGCCGGATCGACTCGGGGATCCCCGCCCGCACGGCCGCCTCGGTGCGCAGCAGGACGCACCCGCCGGCGGCGGCCGCGGTGCGGGTGGCGGGGCGGTTGATCCAGCGGAAGGGGTAGAGCTGGGCGAAGAAGTACACGAAGGCCGGGACGATCAGCCGCTCCCAGACGCTGACGGCGCGCAGCCGGGCCATCTGGGAGACCAGGTCGAGATCGGCCGTCGTCGCGGCGGCGACCAGCTCGCGCAGGCTGTCGGATGCGTGGGCGATGTCGGCGTCGGTGAGGAGCAGGTACTCGGGGGCGGGGCCCTGGGCGGAGCCCTGGGGGGACTCCGGTCCGAAGTCCGGGCCGGGGTCGGGGCTCGGGTGGGCGCCGGAGCGGGCGCCGGAGCGTGCGTGCGCGATGCCGTGCCGGAGCGCCCAGAGCTTGCCGGTCCAGCCGGCGCCCGGCTCGCCGGGGGAGAGGACCGTGAGGGGCAGCCCGCACTGTGCGTCCGCGAGCCGCCGGGCGAGGGCGGCCGTTCCGTCCGTACTCCCGTCGTCGACCAGGATGACCTCGGCCTCGCCGGGATAGTCCTGCGCGAGCAGCGAGGGCAGGCTGTGCGGCAGCACCTCGGCCTCGTCCCTGGCCGGGACCACGATCGCTACGGACGGCCAGCGCGCGGGGTCGTGCCGGGGCGGGAGGCGCGTATCGGTCCGCCAGAACATGCCTTGACCGAGGGTGAGCCAGAGCCAGACGGCGAGCGAGGCGCACGCGGCGACGAGGAGATAACCCATCCCGGCAGTCTGCCGGGAGCGGCCCGCGGGGGGTGTCGGGACACCGGGGTTCGACGGGGCGGGTTGGGGCGGGGTTCGGGTGGGGTTCGGGTGGGCCGGGACGGCCAGCCGGGCCGTGGCGGGGCGGTGGCCGCTCCACGGTTGGCCGCGGAGTGGTGGCGTGGCGGGAGTGGCGGTCCTGTCGACCCGGGCGGGGGCGGGGGGATCCATTAAGGTGACCAAGTGAAGATCGCCCTGATGGACTCCGGAATCGGCCTCCTCGCGGCGGCCGCCGCGATGCGCCGGCTGCGGCCGGACGCCGAGCTGGTGCTGTCCTGCGACCCCGACGGGATGCCCTGGGGTCCGCGGACCCCGCAGGACCTCACCGGGCGGGCCCTCACCGTCGCGCGGGCCGCCGCCGCGCACCGGCCGGACGCGCTGATCGTCGCCTGCAACACCGCTTCCGTTCACGCGCTGCCCGCGCTGCGCGCCGCGCTGGAGCCCGCGATCCCCGTCATCGGAACCGTGCCGGCGATCAAGCCCGCCGCGGCCGCCGGAGGGCGCGTGGCCATCTGGGCCACCCCCGCCACCACCGGCAGCCCCTACCAGCGGGGCCTGATCCGTGACTTCGCCGACGGGGCGCACGTCACCGAGGTGCCCTGCCCGGGACTGGCCGACGCCGCCGACGCCGCCGACGAGGCAGCCGTCGTACGGGCCGTCGCCGCGGCCGCCGCACTGACCCCGGCCGATGTCACCGACGTGGTGCTCGGCTGCACGCACTACGAGCTGGTCGAGGATCTGATCCGGGCCGCGCTCGACCGGCGCACCGGCGGCGCAACGTACGCCTTCCACGGCTCCGCCGAGGCCGTCGCCGTCCAGGCCCTGCGCCGGCTCGGCGCCCGCCCCGAGCCGGGCCTGCCGTACACCGGCGGCCTGACCGTCCTGCTCAGCGGCCGCCCCGGCACACTGCCCGAGGCCGCCCTCGGCTACGCCGAAGGCCGCCTGCTGGCCGGGCGGAGCGCAGCCGTCGGGGGATCCCTCCAGGGGTGACCCCCGGGGAGGCGGACCCGTCAGCAGCCGGGCTGCCGCTGCTGCCCCGGAGCCGCCACCGCGTCGGCCCCGGCCTCCGCGAGGCGCCGGGCCAGTTCCCGTAGCCCGGCGGCGTCCAGGACCCGGCCCCCGAAGCCCGGCAGCGGTACGTGCAGCCGGGCCGTCCAGGACTCCGGGACCGCCGCCGCGCCGTACCGCGCCCCGGCCAGGGTGGCGGTGACCGCCGCCACCGTGTCGGTGTCGCCGCCCAGGTCCACGGCGGCCCGTACGGCGTCCGCGAAGCCCCTCGTGGTGCGCAGCGCCCACACCGCCGAGCCCAGGCAGGGCCACACCGCCCCGTTGGCCTCGGTGGCCAGCTCCGGATGCCAGTCAGGGGCGAGGATCCGCCCGTACCGCTCGCGGTGGTCCGGATGCACCTGCGCCAGCGTCGCGGGGAGCGCGGAGAGGGGGTCGTCGCCGTCGAGGGCCACGCGTACGAGGTCGTGCAGGACGGCCGTGCCTTCCCAGGCGGCCCGGTCCCCGTGGGTGAGCGCGGCGATCCGCCGGGCGGCGTCCATGGTCGGCTCCCGCCCGGCGGGGGCGAAGTACACCGCCGAGGTCGAGGCGCGCATCAGGGAACCATTGCCCGCCGCCCGTGCGGTGTCCTGGAAGTGCAGCGCGGCTGCCAGGTCCCACGCGTCGCCGCTCGCCAGCACGCTCCTCGTCTGCAGCCCGATGTCCTTGGGGCCCCCGGCCGCCCAGCGCCGGAACCGGCCGAAGACGTCGGGGAGTTCGAGTCCGCCGCAGTCCAGCAGGGATTCCCCGACCAGCACGGCCATCTGCGTGTCGTCGGTGGCCTCGCCCGGATCCCAGCCGCCGCCACCGCGCATCTCCTCGCCCCGGGCGCTCAACTGCCCGGCGGGGCCGAACTCGTAGGGCGCGCCGAGCGCGTCCCCGGCCGCAGAGCCGAGCACGGCTCCGGCGGCACGGTCGGTCCGGGTGGTCACGGGGTCTCCTCCCGCGGTCCGGGGCACACGCGGTCCAGCACCCCGCGCGCGAAGGCGTCCAGGTCGGTGAGGCCGGCCGCGGCCAGGGTGGCAGGAGCGCCCGCCAGGAGGTGGGGGACGGCTCCGTGCAGCGCGAGGGTGAGGGTGCGGGCCTGCTCCGGACCGGCCGGCAGGCCGGCGGCGGCCAGCAGGTGGCCGAACGCCGCGAAGTCCGCCGCCGCGATGGGGTCCAGGAGCTCGGCCAGCCACGGCCTTCGGGTCGCCTCGGCCTGGAGCTCCAGGTACGCCACCATGCGGGGCCGCCCGGGTCCGGCCGTATCGCGGAGCAGTCCGGCGAGCAGCGCGGCGAGTGCGGCCCGGTCGGCGGGTCCGGGTCCGGCCCCCGCGAGCCCGTCGGCCAGTGCCCGGTACTGCTCCAGGCAGCGCCCGGCGACCGCCTGCAGCAGCGCGTCACGGGTCGGGAAGTAGTTCTTGGCCGTACCGAGCGGCACGTCGGCCGCCGCGTCGACGGCCCGGTGCGTCAGGCCCCGCCCGCCCGCCTCGGCGAGCACCGCGATGGCCGCGTCCCGCAGCCGGTCCCTTCGGTCCTGGTTCACGTTGCCAGCATAACCACGCCCGTGGTACCACAGGTGTAGCACCACGGGTGTGGTGGTTCGGTGGGAGTGGTCAGAGCGGGGGCGTGCCGTGGACGTGAGTGCCGGGGTCAGGGCTGGGCGAGGGGGCTCGGCGGTGGTCGTCGGCGCCGGGGTCGGTGGCCTCGCCACCGCCATCGGTCTGCGCAGGGCCGGATGGGCGGTGACCGTTCTGGAGCGCCGGGTCGAGTCGGAGCGGTACGGCACCGCCCTCGGCATCCACCCCGCGGCCCAGGAGGCCCTCGACCGGCTCGGCCTCGGCGGGGTGCTCCGGGCGCGCGCGGTCCCGTACCGCGACGCGCAGATCCGGCGGCCCGACGGCCGGGTCCTGGCCGCGCTTCCGCTGGAGCGGATCGAGCGCAGGGCGGGCCGGCCCGAACTCCTCATCTCACGGCCCTACTTGATCGACGCGCTGCTCGCCGAACTCGCGCTGCTCGGGGGCGCGGAGATCGCGTACGGCCGGGCCTACGAGGCTTCGGCCGCGCGGGGCGCGGACCTCCTCGTCGGCGCCGACGGGATCAACAGCGCGGTCCGCGCCGAGCGTTTCGAGGGCGTGAGCCGGCCGCGCGAGCTCCGCTCCACGGCCTGGATCGGCACCGCCGGATTCGAGACCGGCGTCTACGGCGAGACCTGGGGCCGGGGCCGCTTCTTCGGGATGACCCCGGTCGAACCCGGCCGCACCAACTGGTACGCCACCGTGCCCGAGGCAACCACCGCCCAGGAACTGCGAGCCGCCTTCGCCGACTGGCACGACCCCATCCCGCGCGTGCTCGCCGACACCGACCCGCAGACCTGGATCCGCTACCGGATGCGCCACCTGTACCCGGCGCTGCCCTCCTTCACCCGCACGGCCCCGACCGGACCGGTGGCCCTGGTCGGCGACGCGGCGCACGCCATGACGCCGAACCTCGGCCAGGGCGCCTGCACCGCGCTCCTCGACGCGGAGGCGCTCACCCGGGCCGTTGCCGCCCGCGGACCCGGCGGCCTGCCCGCCGCGCTGCGCGCGTACGAAGGCGAGCGCCGTCGCAGTGCGCAGCGGGTGGCGTTCGGCTCCCGGACCCTGCACCGCTTCATGACGGTCCGCCGCCCGGCCCTGCGGGACGCGCTCGTCGGCCTGCTGCCCGGTTAGCGAGGCCCGGTCGGCCTAGGCGGTCGGGGTCGCGGCCAGTCGGCGTTCCGCTTCTTCTCCCGAGACGTCCTCCAGGTGGGTCAAGAAGATCCACGTGTGTCCGTACGGGTCGCGCAGGTGGGCCGTGCGGTCGCCGTGGAACTGGTCCGCGGGCTCCTGCAGCACTTCCGCGCCCGCCGCCGCGGCCGTCCGGACGAGGTCGTCCACGTCCGCGACGAACACGTGCAGCGCCACCGACGTCCCGCCGAGCGCGGTCGGGGCGGTGAAGCCGCCGCCGGCCGTGTCGCCGAGCATCAGTACCGCCCCGCCGACCCGTATCTCCGCGTGGATGACTCCGCCGCCCGGTGCGTCCAGCCGGAACTCCTCCACCGCCCCGAAGGCCCGTGCGTAGAAATCCAGGGCGCCGACCGCGTCGGCCACCATGATGTGCGGCACCACCGCCGTGCGATAGCGCTCCGGGATCGTCCGTCCTGACACCTCTGCCGCCTCGATGTTCGTCATGTCCGTGACCGTAGGACCTCAAGCGCGATTCAGGTCAAGAAGCCGGTGGCGTCCCTGCGGAACGTGAGTACGCTGCTACACATGACGGGTCACCCCCCGGGGCCGCTCTGGACGGGCCGGGCCTCCAACCGCGTGCAGTGGATCCTCGCCGGAGCCGGCGCGGCCTGTCTCGCGCTGGGCATCGAGCTCGCCGTCGACCACGCCTGGGGCGCCGGCATCGTGGCGCTGCTCATGGCGGTGATCGGCTGCCTCGCCGCGGGCCTGCTCATCCTCTTCGGCACCCTCGCCTTCGTGCACGTCGCCGTCACCGTCGACGTCGAGGCCATCGAGGTGCGCTGCGGGCACATCGGGCTGCCGCGCCGCAGGATCCGGCTCACGGACGTGGAGGCCGCCGAGTACGTGCCGCGGATCACCCCGCAGCAGTGGGGCGGCTGGGGCTACCGCTGGCGTCCCGAGCGCGGCACCGCCGTCATCGTCCGGCGCGGGGAAGGCCTGGAACTGAGGCTCGGCGACGGCAAGCTCTTCACCGTCACGGTCGACGACGCGGAGAGCGCGGTCCGGGTGATCCGCACCCATCTGCGCGCGCTGGCCCACTGACTCCGTCACCTGCACAGCGAGGGGACGTACACTCCGCCAGATGAGCAGCAGTGCGACCCGCGCGGCCGGGAACGATGCCGGAAACCAACCGCGAGGGCAGACGGAAGCGGAAGCGGTGGACGGCGTGCGGACGCAAGCGTCCGGGGCAGGGGCCGTGGCGGGTTCCCCCGCGCGGCGGTGGGCCGGACGGCTGGCGCGGCCCGGGCTCGCCGTCCTGTCCGGAGTGCTCCTCTACCTCAGCTTCCCGCCCCGCCCCCTGTGGTGGCTGGCCCCCCTCGCCCTGGCCCTGCTCGGCTGGTGCCTGTACGGGCGCCGCGCGCGGGCCGGTTTCGGCCTCGGCGTGCTGCACGGGCTCGGCTTCCTGCTGCCGCTGCTCGTCTGGACCGGCGAGGGCGTCGGCCCGGTGCCGTGGCTGGCGCTCGTCACCCTCGAATCCCTGCTGATGGGCCTCACCACCCTCGGCATCGCCCTCGTCAGCCGGCTCCCCGGCTGGCCGCTGTGGGGCGCCGCCGTTTGGATCGGCGGCGAGGCACTGCGCGCCCGGGCCCCCTTCGGGGGCTTCCCCTGGGGCAAGCTCGCCTTCGGCCAGCCCGACGGCGTCTTCCTGCCGCTCGCCGCGCTCGGCGGCACCCCGCTGCTCTCCTTCGCCGTGGCCCTGTGCGGATTCGGGCTGTACGAGGTCCTGCGTGTCGGCGCCGACACCCGCCGGGCCACCGCCGCGCTGCTCGCCGCCACCGCCGTGGCCGTCCCGCTCGCCGGGGCGCTGGCGGCCAAGCCGCTGGTGTCCGACGCGGCCGAGGACGGCACCGTGGTGGCCGCCGTCATCCAGGGCAACGTCCCGCGCGCCGGGTTCGACTTCAACGCCCAGCGCCGCCAGGTCCTGGACAACCACGCCAACCGCACGATCCAGCTCGCCGAGGACATCAAGCTCGGCAAGGTCGCGAAGCCCGACTTCGTCGTCTGGCCGGAGAACTCCTCCGACATCGACCCGTTCACCGAACCCGACGCCTACGGCGTCATCGACAACGCGGTCAAGACCATCGGGGTGCCCGTCGCCATCGGCTCCGTACTGGCCCCGGAGACCGGCCCGCTGCGCAACACGATGATCCTGTGGGACCCGGTCAAGGGCCCCGTGGACACCTACGACAAGCGGAAGATCCAGCCCTTCGGCGAGCGCATCCCGATGCGCTCCTTCGTCCGGCTCTTCAGCTCCGACGTGGACCGGGTGCGGCGCGACTTCGGCCCCGGCAAGGAACCCGGCGTCTTCGACATGGCGGGCAGCGGAGTCGGCATGGTCACCTGCTACGAAGCCGCCTTCGACGACGCCGTCCGCTCCACCGTCCGGGCCGGCGCCCAGGTCATCGCGGTGCCCAGCAACAACGCCACCTTCGGCCGCACCGAGATGACCTACCAGCAGCTCGCCATGGACCGGGTCCGGGCCGTGGAGCACAGCCGGACCGTACTGGTCCCCGTCACCAGCGGGGTCAGCGCGGTGATCCGCCCCGACGGCGAGATCGTCCAGCAGACGAAGCTGTTCACGGCCGACGCCCTGGTCGCGGAGATTCCGCTGCGCTCCACCGAAACGCCCGCCACCCGTTTCGGTCCGCTCGCCGAGTACCTCCTGCTGGCCGTGGCCGCCGCCGGACTCGGCTGGACGTTCGTACGCCGGATGCGCAGGGCCTCGTAAGGTCGCGGGGCCTCGTAAGGTCGGGGAATGACCACACCTGACTTCATCCGTACCCTGCGCGCCACCGCCGGTCACCAGTTGCTGCTGCTGCCGGGGGTGACCGCCGTCGTCGTCGACGAGCGGGGGCGGGTCCTGCTGGGCCGTCGCGCCGACACCGGACGGTGGTCGGTCGTCGGCGGGATCGCGGAGCCCGGCGAGCAGCCGGCCGACACGGCGGTGCGCGAGGTGTACGAGGAGACGGCGGTGCGGTGCGTACCGGAGCGCGTGGTGCTGGTGCAGATGCTCCCGCCGATGACCTACCCGAACGGGGACGTCTGCCAGTTCCAGGACATCACCTTCCGCTGCCGGGCCACGGGCGGGGAGGCGCGGGTCAACGACAACGAGTCGCTGGAGGTGGCCTGGTTCGAGCCGGACGCGCTGCCGGAGCCGCTGGAGTCCTTCGCGGTGGACCGGATCCGTCAGGCCCTGCGGGACGAGCCGACCTGGTTCGAGGCCGCCGCCCCGGTGGGCCTCGGCACCTGACCGCCCCGGCCCCGGCGGGCCGGGCTCAGCCGTTGCCGGAGGCCTCGCGGTAGAGCTCCACGGCCTGTTCGCCCATGACCGCGCTGTACGAGACCTCCGGCACGGTCCCGCCGCCCTCGTAGCCTCCGAGTACCCCCGCCAGTGCGCCGTCGACGAGCCAGGGGCTGCCGCTGGTGCCGCCGGTGAGGGCCGGGCATTCGATGCGGCGCTGGGTCCCGGAGAACAGGGTCGTGGTGTTGGCGCAGTACAGCGGGGACTCGCTGCGGCTCGGATAGCCCACGAGGGACACCGTGGCGTCGGCCGTCTGCTCGGCCGCGACCGGGAAGCCCCCGACCACGTCCTCGATCTGCCGTCCGACCGACTGTCCGTCTTCCGACTGTCCGTCTTCCGACTGCCAGTCGTCCGACTGCCCGCCGTCCAGCGGGGCCACCGTCGCGAAGGCGATGTCGGCGTCGGGGTCCTCGCCTTCCGTCCAGCCCGGGGCCACGTACACGCCGGTCAGCTTCCACAGGCCGTACGGGGCCGCGCCGTCGCGGTAGCCCGGGGCGAACACGGTGGTGTCGGGGCTGCCCAGGCAGTGCGCGGCGGTGACGATCACATCGCGGTCCCGGCTGCGCACCACGGAGGCGGTGCAGAAGTGGCCGCCGTCGAGCCCGCCCGCGAAGAGCGCGCCGACCCGCCCGGCCGTCTCGTCGGCGGAGGCCGTGACGGTGACGCCGAGCGGCGGTTCGGCCGGTGCGTCGGGGGAGTCGACGCCGAGCAGGGCCGCCATGGTGGCCAGGGCGAGCAGGATCCGCGCAGCGCGCCGGTCGCGGGCACGGGCGCGGGAGCGGCGGTCCGGTCGGGAGGGGAGGCGCTGGATCATGCTCCGAGCCTCACGGGGCAACCTGTGACCGGAGCCGGGGAATCCGTATGAATCCGCTGTGAATCGTCCGAGGAGGCCGACGAGCCCCTTCACGGGCCGGATCGGCTCCGCCCCCGGCCCGGATCGCGCGCCGGCCCGGACAGCGCGCCCACGAGGAGGGCATCGCCTACGATCCCGATCCGCTGCCGGAGGACCCCATCGAGTTGACCTACGAGGAGTTCCTCGACGGGGTCGTACGGATGCGCGAGCGCGGGGTGGCCCTGGCACGCGATCCGGAGCAGGCCTGGCCGCACTTCCGCGGCCGGCGCGTCGACTACGAGGCGGTCGCCTACGCCTTGGCCCACCGCATCGACGCGGTGCCCGCGCCCTGGTCCGGACGCCGCCGCGGGGGCCCCGTCGAGGTCCCCACCCCGGTGGACCGCAAGCGGGCGGACGGATAGCCGGACGGATGGCCGGACGGCCTGCCAGGCGCTGCGCCGTCAGTCGCGCCGCTCGTACACCGTCACCCGGCGGCCGCGGACCTCCCGGTCCTCCACCACGGTGAACTCGGCCCGCAGGACGGCCGCCTTCGCCCGGTCGGCCGGGGAGCCCGAGGGCTTCGCCGCCTTCCGCGAGTCCGTCACCAGGAGGACCCGCCGCTGCTCCCGCAGGGCCGCCGAGATCCGTGCCGGGTCGGCCTCCTCGCCCTTGAGGGTGCCCGACTCGGCGGGGCCGCGGGACAGCGCGATGTCCTTCAGGCCGGCGAACGCCCCGGGCGAGACCAGTGCGGTGTCCCGCCGGGCCGCCGGGACGAAGAGCACCGCGTCGCCGTCCCGCTTCAGCGCGGACACCTCCCCGGCCACCGCCAGGACGTCGTCCACCCGGCTGGCCGGAGACCGGTCGGCCAGGGCCACGGGCAGCAGCGCCGCCGCCGAGACCGCGACCACGACCGGCACGAGTGCGCCCGAGGCCTTCGGGTACCGGGGCGCGAGGGCCCGTACGGCCGCGCCCAGCGCCGCACCGATCAGCAGGGCCAGACCCAGCATGGAGAACAGCACGTACCGGTCCAGGAACAGCGGCTGGATCAGGGAGGCGGCGGCCAGCCCCAGCAGGGGCACCGCCAGCAGCGGCAGCCCGACCGAGGCCGCCGTCAGCCGGGCGGGGAGACCGGTGCGCGGCCCGTTCCCGCGGTCCGCCCACGCGCCGAGCGCGCCGACCGCCAGCAGGACGCCCGGGCCGATCATCATGTGCCAGGTCAGCGGCGGTATCCAGGAGACCTGGCCGGACTGGGTCCGGCTGAACAGGATCAGCGGCAGCGCCCCCGCCACGGCCGCCGCCGAGGCGAGCAGCCAGGGCGCCACGACACCGCGCCGGGCCCGCGCCCACCACAGGGTCACCGCGTGGGCGGGCAGGATCAGCAGGGAGAACCAGTTCAGCAGGGCGCAGACCAGCACGAGAGCCCCGTACGCCGTCCAGCGCGGCAGGGTCCGCCACCGCCCGGGATCGGTTCCGGTGCCCGCGATCAAAGAGACCAGGAGCAGGGTCGACAGTCCGGCCCCGCCCGCGATCAGGGCGTAGGACCGGCCCTCCTGGAGCTGGAACTGCACGGCCGGCAGCAGCCCGAGGGCCAGCCCGCCGCCCAGCCCGGCCCACGGGCCCGCCAGCCGGCGCCCGATCAGCGCCACACAGGCGGCGGCGACCGCCACCGCCAGCACCGAGGGGAGGCGCAGGGTGGTCGTGCTCGCCCCGAACACCTCGAAGAGCACGTGCATCAGCAGGTAGTACAGGCCGTGGACCGCGTCCACATTCCCGAGGAGCTGCCAGATCTCAGCGGGGGAGCGCTCCGCCACCTGCCAGGTCGCCGCCTCGTCCCGCCACACGCTGTTCTGCCGGGAAAGTCCCCACAGGCCGAGCGCCAGGGTCCAGAGGACCGGAGCCAGCCATATGGGATACGGCCGTCGGATGCCGGTGGATATGTGGGAAGTCATGAAGGCGTACGGATCCTCGGGCATCAGTTCGGGCAGAAACCACCAGTCTATGGACGATACGGAGGGTTCCCGGACCGGGTGTTGTGCACGACGGAGCGTGATCAACGGGCCCGTCCGCCCCTAGCCTCGCGGCAGCAAGGTGCGCAACCGGCACGCGGCAGGCACGCAGGAGCACGAACGAGGGGCGGTACCCGGTGAACTGGCTGATCCACGACTACCGCGAGAGCGATCTCGCGGCCGTTGTCCATCTGATCGACACCACGGCCGAACTCGGCCAGGAGTCGGTCTTCTCACTCGCCGAATGCATCAGCGCCCTCACCGACCGGCAGCCCTGCGTGGTCGCCGTCCACCAGGGCGTCCCCATCGGCGCCGCCCTCGCCTGCGTCACCGGCGAACGCGCCTGGGTCATGCGCATCGCCATCGCCGCCGGCTGGCGCGGCCGCGGCCTGGCCAGCGCGCTGCTCGTGGAGCTGGAGCGGCGGCTCATCGCCGCCCGCGTCGGGCGCATCGCGTACGTCCTGCCCGAGGAGGACCTGCTCGGCGAGGGCCTGCTCAACGCCGGCTACACCCGCCAGCCCGCCGTCGCCTACTTCGAGAAGACCGAGCCCCTGCACGGCCCGGCCGCCGGCCTCCTGGACGACCTCGGCGGCCGCTTCCTGCCGAACGACCTGTGGACCAAGGTCGCCGGCATGGAGACGGAGAAGGACCTCATCGAGCGCCGCGTGGTGCTGCCGCTCGCCGAGCCCGAGCGGGCCGCCGCGCACGGGGTGCGCCCGCCGCGCGCCATCACCCTCTTCGGCCCGCCCGGTACCGGCAAGACCACCTTCGCCCGGGCCATCGCCTCCCGCCTCGGCTGGCCCTTCGTGGAACTGCTGCCCTCCCGCCTCGCCGACGAGGGGAACCTCGCGGCGGCGCTGCGCGACGCGTTCGCCCGCATCGCCGAGCTGGAACGGGTGCTCGTCTTCATCGACGAGGTCGAGGAGATCGCGCCCGTGCGCACCGAACCGGCCCAGCCCGGCGGGATCCACGGGGTGACCAACGAACTGCTCAAGCTGATACCCGGCTTCCGCGAGGGCGACGAACGGCTGCTGGTCTGCGCGACGAACTCCATCCGCTCCCTCGACCCGGCCTTCCTGCGCCCCGGCCGCTTCGACTACCTGATCCCGATCGGCACCCCGGACGCGGGCGCGCGCGCCGCGATCTGGGCCCGGTACACGGCGGGCCGTCCCGATGTGGACGTGGCGGCGCTGGTCGAGGCGAGCGAGCTGTTCACCCCGGCCGACATCGAGCACGCGGCAAGGATCGCGGCGCAGGTGTCCTTCGAGCGGGACCTGGAGGCGGTGGGCGCGCGCGGCGCGGCGGCGGCCCAACTGGGCGCGAGCACGCAGGACTACCTGGCGGCGGTGGCGCAGTGCCGGCCGACGGTGACCCCGGCGATGACGGGGGAGTTCGCGGCGGACATCACCGCGCACGCCCGCTTCTGAGGAAGAAGCGCTCCGAGCTGCCCGCCACGGACGGGCAGGCAAGACGGCCCGCAGCCACTCCCCAAAGCGGCTGCGGGCCTCCCGCGCGGACTTGGCATCCGTGCGGGACGGCCACGTTCCGTTGGGGTGTATCGCCGGCTGGAACGTGGCAGCAAGGGTGCCGTGAGGGCCATCCCTGATGCCCTCGCCAACACATTCGAGTCAACCAGGGGCGGGGGTGGCGGCGCCTCGGCCGCACGGCCACGATCGCCCCGCCGGAAGGACCGGGTTGAGGGGCCGGGCCGCCGGCCGAAAGGAGGACGGAGCAGGGACCTGGGCCGGGGCCGAGGGCCGGGGTTAGGGTCGGGCCATGGCCTTCGTCGTCTTCATGACCCTTCCGGGGCTGGCGCTGCTGCTCACCGCCGTCGCCTTCCTCGACCTCGTGCTGGAGCGCGCGGGCCGCGCCGGTGTACTGCCCTGGCGGTGGAACGGCCGCCAGGGGCAGATGTCCGCGACCGGCTTCGAGCAACTGCACGCGAGCTTCTCGCCGGGCAAGCAGAACGAGCTCAAGGAGCGGCAGAGCGCCCTGGTCATGCGCGACGACGAGGAGGACGGCGCCCCGCCCCGGTCCCGTGTCGACCTCGACGGCGGGCTCGCGGTGATCCGCATGCCCGCTGCCTCCCCCGCTACGGGCGGCAGCGGTACGTGAACTCCGCCGCGGCCGTGTGCCGTACGGGCGAGACGAGTTCGAGCTCGGCCTTCGCGGGGTAGGTGCCCGCGCCCTGGAAGGTCCACAGCAGGTGCAGGCGGGCCTCCTTGCGGCCGCTCGGCACGCGTTCGGTGAGCTGCTCGGAGCGGGTGCCGTCACTGCGCAGCCAGCGGTACGTGAGGGTCCCCGGCCGCCCGTTGGTCTGCACGACCGCCACCACGTCGGCGGTGCCGTCGCAGCCCGGACCCTTGGCATCGGTGGTGACCGCCACGTCCCGGACCTCCAGGGCCGGGCCGTAGCGCTGCCAGCCCAGGTAGCACAGGACCCCGATCAGGACCACGGCGGCCAGGGTGTAGCGCCGCCATTCGCCTGGCCGGCGGCGTGTGCGGGGTACCGGGGCGACCGGGAACGGCAGCGGGAGGGCGGCCGTCACCCCCGGTCCGAAGCGCAGCACGGACCCCTCGACGCGGTCCGGCACGGCACCCACCGGCACGTCGAACCGTGCGGTCGCGTCGGTGCCTGCGGTCGCGCCCGTGCGTTCGGTCGCGCCGGCGCCGTCGAGCCGCTCG harbors:
- a CDS encoding glycosyltransferase — protein: MGYLLVAACASLAVWLWLTLGQGMFWRTDTRLPPRHDPARWPSVAIVVPARDEAEVLPHSLPSLLAQDYPGEAEVILVDDGSTDGTAALARRLADAQCGLPLTVLSPGEPGAGWTGKLWALRHGIAHARSGARSGAHPSPDPGPDFGPESPQGSAQGPAPEYLLLTDADIAHASDSLRELVAAATTADLDLVSQMARLRAVSVWERLIVPAFVYFFAQLYPFRWINRPATRTAAAAGGCVLLRTEAAVRAGIPESIRQAVIDDVSLARAVQRAGGRIWLGLAERVDSVRPYASLADLWRMVSRSAYAQLRHRPALLAGTVAGLVLVYLVPPAALLAGLAGGRPDVAWAGGLAWLLMAGTYLPMLRYYHQPVVLAPLLPLTTLLYLLMTVDSAVQHYRGRGAAWKGRTYARPGDA
- a CDS encoding glutamate racemase produces the protein MKIALMDSGIGLLAAAAAMRRLRPDAELVLSCDPDGMPWGPRTPQDLTGRALTVARAAAAHRPDALIVACNTASVHALPALRAALEPAIPVIGTVPAIKPAAAAGGRVAIWATPATTGSPYQRGLIRDFADGAHVTEVPCPGLADAADAADEAAVVRAVAAAAALTPADVTDVVLGCTHYELVEDLIRAALDRRTGGATYAFHGSAEAVAVQALRRLGARPEPGLPYTGGLTVLLSGRPGTLPEAALGYAEGRLLAGRSAAVGGSLQG
- a CDS encoding ADP-ribosylglycohydrolase family protein; translated protein: MTTRTDRAAGAVLGSAAGDALGAPYEFGPAGQLSARGEEMRGGGGWDPGEATDDTQMAVLVGESLLDCGGLELPDVFGRFRRWAAGGPKDIGLQTRSVLASGDAWDLAAALHFQDTARAAGNGSLMRASTSAVYFAPAGREPTMDAARRIAALTHGDRAAWEGTAVLHDLVRVALDGDDPLSALPATLAQVHPDHRERYGRILAPDWHPELATEANGAVWPCLGSAVWALRTTRGFADAVRAAVDLGGDTDTVAAVTATLAGARYGAAAVPESWTARLHVPLPGFGGRVLDAAGLRELARRLAEAGADAVAAPGQQRQPGC
- a CDS encoding TetR/AcrR family transcriptional regulator; the protein is MNQDRRDRLRDAAIAVLAEAGGRGLTHRAVDAAADVPLGTAKNYFPTRDALLQAVAGRCLEQYRALADGLAGAGPGPADRAALAALLAGLLRDTAGPGRPRMVAYLELQAEATRRPWLAELLDPIAAADFAAFGHLLAAAGLPAGPEQARTLTLALHGAVPHLLAGAPATLAAAGLTDLDAFARGVLDRVCPGPREETP
- a CDS encoding FAD-dependent oxidoreductase — its product is MVVGAGVGGLATAIGLRRAGWAVTVLERRVESERYGTALGIHPAAQEALDRLGLGGVLRARAVPYRDAQIRRPDGRVLAALPLERIERRAGRPELLISRPYLIDALLAELALLGGAEIAYGRAYEASAARGADLLVGADGINSAVRAERFEGVSRPRELRSTAWIGTAGFETGVYGETWGRGRFFGMTPVEPGRTNWYATVPEATTAQELRAAFADWHDPIPRVLADTDPQTWIRYRMRHLYPALPSFTRTAPTGPVALVGDAAHAMTPNLGQGACTALLDAEALTRAVAARGPGGLPAALRAYEGERRRSAQRVAFGSRTLHRFMTVRRPALRDALVGLLPG
- a CDS encoding VOC family protein codes for the protein MTNIEAAEVSGRTIPERYRTAVVPHIMVADAVGALDFYARAFGAVEEFRLDAPGGGVIHAEIRVGGAVLMLGDTAGGGFTAPTALGGTSVALHVFVADVDDLVRTAAAAGAEVLQEPADQFHGDRTAHLRDPYGHTWIFLTHLEDVSGEEAERRLAATPTA